From the Acidicapsa ligni genome, one window contains:
- a CDS encoding alpha/beta hydrolase, with amino-acid sequence MRHLSSLTLLFAASFSTAVFYGAQQPAAAPEKPATTPLPAHQPTTAADAPQRDSSFIDDQGRAHVTRIVPVPSYLSRQTRYWLSEPMSDADPHEPLAQRRAGTDKWALGASKEWLRLYPAELTEEKIAGVPVRIIVPADLPAANKDKVLLNLHGGGFNSDSGSYTETIPMAGMAKIKVIAVLYRLAPEHPFPAALDDSIAVYRELLKTHKPEQIVIYGTSAGAILTGEVAVKLKQSGLPMPAALGIFSGMGDFARAGDSLALYSLRGFSGHLDPPDDNAHDPEYVGSLDPKDPVLSPIYADLHGMPPTLFITSGRDLLLSGTINLHRAFLNAGNDARLVVYDALPHAFWYSTKLPESLEANHVMADFMAKQLAK; translated from the coding sequence ATGCGCCATCTTTCCTCTCTGACACTCCTGTTTGCGGCGAGTTTTTCGACTGCGGTTTTTTACGGTGCGCAGCAGCCAGCGGCCGCTCCGGAAAAACCGGCTACTACTCCGCTGCCTGCCCATCAGCCGACTACGGCGGCGGATGCTCCGCAGCGTGACTCCAGCTTTATCGACGATCAGGGGCGTGCTCACGTTACGCGTATCGTTCCTGTTCCGAGCTATCTCAGCCGCCAGACTCGCTACTGGCTCTCGGAACCGATGTCGGACGCCGATCCACACGAGCCGCTCGCTCAGCGCCGCGCCGGCACGGACAAATGGGCACTGGGCGCGAGCAAGGAATGGCTCCGTCTTTATCCAGCCGAGCTAACGGAAGAAAAAATCGCGGGGGTTCCGGTGCGAATTATTGTGCCTGCCGACCTGCCTGCGGCCAACAAAGACAAGGTTCTGTTGAACCTGCACGGCGGGGGGTTCAACTCGGACTCCGGCAGCTATACCGAGACGATTCCCATGGCGGGGATGGCCAAAATCAAGGTGATTGCGGTGCTTTATCGTCTCGCTCCCGAGCATCCGTTCCCGGCGGCGCTTGACGATTCCATTGCGGTCTATCGCGAACTGCTCAAAACGCATAAGCCGGAGCAGATTGTGATCTACGGCACCTCTGCGGGCGCGATTCTCACTGGGGAAGTTGCCGTCAAACTCAAGCAGTCGGGGCTGCCTATGCCGGCGGCGCTTGGCATCTTCAGCGGCATGGGAGATTTCGCCCGCGCGGGAGATTCACTGGCGTTGTATTCTCTGCGCGGATTTTCGGGGCATCTCGACCCGCCGGATGACAATGCCCACGATCCGGAATATGTCGGCAGTCTCGATCCCAAAGATCCGGTGCTTTCGCCCATTTACGCCGATCTGCATGGAATGCCGCCGACTCTTTTTATCACCAGCGGGCGCGATTTACTGTTGAGCGGCACGATCAACCTGCACCGCGCCTTTTTGAATGCTGGAAATGACGCCAGGCTGGTGGTGTATGACGCACTTCCACATGCCTTCTGGTACAGCACCAAGCTTCCGGAGTCGCTTGAGGCCAATCACGTGATGGCTGATTTTATGGCGAAGCAGCTCGCGAAATAG
- the gatC gene encoding Asp-tRNA(Asn)/Glu-tRNA(Gln) amidotransferase subunit GatC: MSADVSIEEVERVAELANLDLEADEKPRMQRDLNAILGYVAQLSELDTKGIEPMAQVSDLLDSIQDAGHGAELRTDALRPSLDRTAVMSQAPDTDGTFFKTPKVIER, encoded by the coding sequence ATGAGCGCAGATGTTTCGATCGAAGAAGTAGAACGGGTAGCCGAACTGGCCAATCTGGACCTGGAAGCGGACGAAAAGCCGCGCATGCAACGCGATCTCAACGCGATCCTGGGATACGTTGCGCAACTGAGCGAGCTGGACACCAAGGGCATTGAACCAATGGCCCAGGTAAGCGACTTGCTCGATTCCATTCAAGACGCCGGGCACGGTGCGGAACTGCGGACAGACGCGCTGCGGCCCTCTCTCGACCGGACAGCGGTGATGAGCCAGGCTCCGGACACCGATGGGACATTCTTCAAAACGCCCAAGGTAATCGAGCGATAG
- a CDS encoding DNA-3-methyladenine glycosylase family protein — protein sequence MPDTLIAMVHKGRRKLPYDPEAALDHLRKADSKLGALIDRVQVTSGGFALELGHTGTPFTSLLESILYQQLHGKAAATIHKRVRLLYGEDDPLPQALLDTPEELLRAAGVSRNKIKAMRDLATRTLDGTVPTHKAILRMENAEIIERLIQVKGIGTWTVEMLLIFRLGRPDVLPVTDYGVRKGFALTFQRIPKSRALTVADLPKPEVMLRRAKRWAPYRSVAAWYMWRACDLAILDKKIPEKTSA from the coding sequence GTGCCAGATACACTCATTGCCATGGTCCACAAAGGACGTCGCAAGCTCCCGTACGACCCCGAAGCAGCTCTCGATCATCTGCGCAAAGCCGATTCCAAGCTGGGCGCGCTGATTGACCGGGTACAAGTGACCTCTGGCGGCTTCGCTCTCGAGCTCGGCCACACGGGCACGCCTTTCACATCTTTGCTGGAATCGATCCTTTACCAGCAGCTACACGGCAAGGCGGCGGCGACGATTCACAAGCGCGTCCGGCTGCTCTATGGCGAGGACGATCCGCTCCCGCAGGCGCTGCTGGATACTCCGGAAGAGCTGCTGCGGGCTGCTGGTGTGTCGAGGAACAAGATCAAGGCGATGCGCGATCTGGCGACGCGGACCCTCGACGGAACTGTTCCCACGCACAAGGCTATTCTGCGCATGGAGAACGCCGAGATTATCGAGCGGCTTATTCAGGTCAAGGGCATCGGTACGTGGACGGTGGAGATGCTGCTCATTTTTCGACTTGGGCGACCTGATGTATTGCCGGTGACCGACTACGGGGTTCGCAAGGGATTTGCGCTGACTTTTCAGCGGATTCCGAAATCCCGCGCCTTAACCGTAGCCGATCTGCCTAAACCGGAAGTGATGCTCAGGCGGGCGAAGCGGTGGGCGCCTTATCGTTCGGTGGCGGCCTGGTATATGTGGCGGGCATGCGACCTGGCGATACTGGATAAAAAGATCCCGGAGAAGACATCCGCTTGA
- the gatA gene encoding Asp-tRNA(Asn)/Glu-tRNA(Gln) amidotransferase subunit GatA: MTETTSTEPLVEKPATIAALRAGIASGTTKATALAEHYYARIEAHNPLLNVYLSLTKERALQQAERVDALAAKGDPLPPLAGIPLGIKDVLVTRGAPATAGSAILKGYEPPYDATSVARLQAAGAVLLGKINCDEFAMGSSNENSAYGPVRNPVDTDRVPGGSSGGSAAAVAANLAVATLGTDTGGSIRQPASFCGVVGVLPTYGRVSRYGLIAFASSLDRVGPFAGNVRDAAEILGVIAGHDASDATSSRLPVGDYVAESDKDVKGLKIGIPQEYFGEGLDPEVRAAVETGIDALRAAGCEIKPISLKHTSYAIPTYYLVATAEASANLARFDGVRYGYRSPRATNLASMYKLSREEAFGPEVKRRILLGTYALSAGYYDAYYKKAQQVRRLLAEEFLTAFAGVDAIVTPTAPTAAFKLGEKTDDPLAMYLADIYTVTASLAGICGVTVPCGATSSGLPVGMQVLATHFGEGTAFRVARAVETAQA, translated from the coding sequence ATGACTGAGACGACAAGCACAGAACCATTGGTTGAGAAGCCTGCAACGATCGCCGCGCTACGCGCAGGCATTGCCTCAGGCACGACAAAAGCGACCGCGCTGGCGGAGCATTATTACGCGCGTATTGAGGCGCATAATCCTCTGTTGAACGTGTACCTTTCGCTCACCAAAGAGCGAGCGCTACAGCAAGCGGAGCGCGTCGATGCGCTCGCGGCAAAGGGCGATCCGTTGCCGCCTCTGGCAGGCATCCCTCTCGGCATCAAGGACGTGCTGGTCACCAGGGGCGCTCCGGCAACCGCAGGTTCCGCGATCCTCAAGGGCTATGAACCACCCTACGATGCCACTTCCGTAGCCAGGTTGCAGGCCGCAGGCGCAGTTTTGCTGGGCAAAATCAACTGCGATGAGTTTGCAATGGGCTCGTCCAACGAGAACTCGGCCTATGGCCCGGTGCGCAATCCCGTAGATACCGACCGCGTTCCCGGTGGATCGAGCGGCGGATCTGCTGCTGCCGTCGCTGCGAACCTCGCCGTCGCCACCCTGGGCACAGACACCGGCGGCTCGATCCGCCAGCCAGCCAGCTTTTGCGGCGTCGTCGGCGTCCTGCCCACCTACGGACGCGTCTCGCGCTACGGACTCATCGCGTTTGCATCGTCGCTGGATCGCGTCGGCCCGTTCGCGGGCAATGTGCGCGACGCCGCGGAGATTCTCGGCGTGATCGCCGGGCATGATGCGAGTGACGCCACCAGCTCCCGGCTGCCGGTCGGCGATTATGTGGCGGAGTCGGACAAGGACGTAAAGGGCCTGAAGATCGGCATCCCCCAGGAGTATTTCGGCGAAGGTCTGGACCCGGAAGTTCGCGCCGCCGTCGAGACTGGTATCGACGCCCTGCGAGCGGCTGGCTGCGAGATCAAACCGATCAGCCTCAAGCATACGAGCTATGCAATCCCGACCTATTACCTGGTAGCCACCGCCGAAGCCAGCGCCAACCTGGCTCGCTTTGACGGTGTGCGCTACGGCTATCGCTCGCCCAGGGCCACCAACCTCGCATCGATGTACAAGCTGTCACGCGAAGAGGCTTTTGGACCCGAAGTGAAGCGGCGCATTCTGCTCGGCACTTACGCGTTGAGCGCCGGATATTACGACGCGTACTACAAGAAGGCGCAGCAGGTCCGCCGCCTGCTGGCGGAAGAGTTCCTGACCGCATTTGCAGGCGTGGACGCGATTGTCACGCCCACCGCTCCGACAGCCGCATTCAAGCTGGGTGAAAAGACCGACGATCCGCTGGCCATGTACCTGGCGGATATCTACACAGTCACGGCAAGCCTCGCAGGAATCTGCGGTGTAACCGTACCCTGCGGCGCAACCTCCAGCGGATTGCCCGTAGGCATGCAGGTGCTGGCGACTCACTTCGGCGAGGGAACAGCCTTTCGTGTAGCGCGGGCCGTGGAAACCGCACAGGCCTGA